The Papaver somniferum cultivar HN1 chromosome 3, ASM357369v1, whole genome shotgun sequence genome includes a region encoding these proteins:
- the LOC113360512 gene encoding uncharacterized protein LOC113360512, whose translation MDADSSPGPDGFPGSFYRFAWNIFGQDLIKAIQYCWRCKFIPKCMNSNFLFLLPKVQGAKKVEHFRPIWLDNFSFKILTRIITSRIGRVIGKLVSYQQGAFIKGRNIPEKIVLASEMVNELDVKKRGGNIGLKLDITQNYDSLSWDFLFKTLRHFGFSEAGINWFRILFESAKISVLVNGGPCGFFSVGRGLRQGDPLSPILFLIAEEVLSISISKQIHDGKIVPMVNRNGCQPSHMLFGDDIFVFCNGKRKSLDNLMKLLTNYQKASGQVINKVKSKCFVGGVSETRRRSIADFLQMELSEFPDKYLGVILNPGRVKNHQVWVKKLITVKYEKICAPITEGGFGLRRFEVINKALLMTLLWKIKTEDEEWIQFMNDKFKDKNGIWIKYHRKSSIWPGLKWVMNEVQEDSRWIVGNGKEISVWRDKWIKEDALKEMHPDNIFISRYEDMKVSDLILNGEWSIPVEIWFFFSKEEIPIIGEGEDKLIWNPDMTGKFSVKSAVHLIRKKYPKVTWGACATEENYRKKGFSTVSKCYLCGNGQDTMEHILWYCDFSEKIWHWLGGIFKFLNPCNFMDILKYVQKESIVVKEVWNIICYEEEVADVVSFKMRITPFTKESSVRMKGKFRGTMLWLFGRSCNGGYLGEVAGGIGVATNSIAEVMALIGAAEWAIRRQFFNVCFSLDSKAVLQDFGSDKVAKKGARLDRCEVIEYVEKPSFLGALEWENQTYFRFC comes from the exons ATGGATGCAGATAGTTCTCCAGGACCTGACGGCTTTCCTGGTAGTTTCTACAGATTTGCATGGAATATTTTTGGCCAGGATTTAATAAAGGCAATTCAATATTGTTGGAGGTGCAAGTTTATTCCAAAATGTATGAACTCTaattttctatttcttcttcctAAAGTTCAAGGTGCAAAGAAGGTAGAACATTTTAGACCTATATGGCTTGATAATTTTAGCTTTAAGATATTAACAAGAATTATAACTTCAAGAATTGGTAGAGTGATTGGAAAGTTAGTATCTTATCAGCAGGGCGCATTTATTAAAGGCAGAAATATTCCGGAGAAAATAGTCCTTGCATCTGAGATGGTTAATGAACTGGATGTAAAGAAAAGGGGAGGAAACAttggtttgaagttggatataaCTCAAAATTATGACTCATTAAGCTGGGACTTTCTTTTCAAAACTTTAAGGCATTTTGGTTTCTCTGAAGCGGGGATTAATTGGTTTAGAATACTTTTTGAATCAGCTAAAATCTCAGTATTAGTGAATGGTGGTCCTTGTGGCTTCTTTTCAGTTGGAAGAGGACTTAGACAAGGTGACCCATTGTCacctattttatttttaattgctGAGGAGGTGTTAAGCATAAGTATATCTAAACAAATTCATGATGGGAAGATTGTACCAATGGTGAACAGAAATGGGTGTCAGCCTTCTCATATGCTGTTTGGAGATGATATTTTTGTATTCTGtaatggaaaaaggaaatcaCTTGACAATCTAATGAAATTGTTAACAAATTATCAGAAAGCATCTGGCCAAGTAATAAATAAGGTAAAGAGTAAATGTTTTGTGGGTGGAGTAAGTGaaactagaagaagaagtatAGCTGATTTTTTGCAAATGGAATTATCAGAATTCCCTGACAAATATCTGGGTGTAATTTTGAATCCTGGAAGAGTTAAGAATCATCAAGTATGGG TGAAGAAGCTCATAACAGTAAAATATGAGAAGATATGTGCTCCAATAACTGAAGGTGGATTTGgactaagaagatttgaagtcaTCAACAAAGCACTTCTTATGACGTTATTATGGAAAATAAAGACTGAAGATGAGGAGTGGATACAATTTATGAATGATAaattcaaggataaaaatggtatATGGATAAAATATCATAGGAAATCTTCAATTTGGCCTGGCCTGAAATGGGTTATGAATGAAGTGCAAGAAGATAGTAGATGGATAGTTGGAAATGGGAAAGAGATTTCAGTATGGAGGGACAAATGGATCAAAGAGGATGCACTGAAGGAGATGCACCCTGATAATATTTTCATTTCTCGGTATGAGGACATGAAAGTCAGTGACTTAATTTTAAATGGGGAATGGAGTATACCTGTAGAGATATGGTTTTTCTTTTCAAAAGAGGAAATACCAATAATTGGTGAGGGTGAAGACAAACTTATATGGAATCCAGATATGACTGGAAAATTTTCAGTAAAGAGTGCAGTGCACCTAATCAGGAAAAAATACCCTAAAGTTACTTG GGGAGCTTGTGCAACAGAGGAGAATTACAGAAAAAAAGGTTTCTCAACTGTTTCAAAATGTTATCTGTGTGGCAATGGACAAGATACAATGGAGCATATATTGTGGTACTGTGATTTTAGTGAAAAAATATGGCACTGGCTAGGAGGAATTTTTAAGTTCTTGAATCCTTGTAACTTCATGGATATTTTGAAATATGTTCAGAAGGAGAGTATTGTTGTGAAAGAAGTTTG GAATATAATATGTTATGAAGAGGAGGTTGCAGATGTAGTCAGCTTTAAGATGAGGATAACGCCGTTCACTAAAGAAAGTAGTGTGAGAATGAAAGGGAAATTCAGGGGGACTAT GTTATGGCTTTTTGGGAGGAGTTGCAATGGTGGATATCTAGGAGAAGTAGCAGGTGGTATTGGTGTGGCTACAAATTCCATTGCTGAGGTAATGGCTTTAATAGGTGCTGCAGAATGGGCTATAAGAAGACAGTTCTTTAATGTGTGTTTCAGCCTGGATTCAAAGGCAGTTTTGCAGGATTTTGGctcag ATAAAGTGGCAAAGAAGGGTGCAAGGCTGGATAG